The Engystomops pustulosus chromosome 4, aEngPut4.maternal, whole genome shotgun sequence genome contains a region encoding:
- the LOC140125876 gene encoding ATP-dependent DNA helicase Q1-like isoform X2, translating into MATDELPALVEELDAVTTELQAIEVQIEELLERQQDLQQRKSALTKRIQGLSEDEGAGTSAETTAQDWNRQDFSWSQKVKEHLQKSFQLSSFRRLQLETINATMAGKDLFLIMPTGGGKSLCYQLPAVCSEGFTLVICPLVSLMEDQLMVLERLGVSATYLNASSSKDHVKWVHGEMIDRRSQLKLIYVTPEKIAKSKLFMSRLEKAYQAGRLARVAIDEVHCCSQWGHDFRPDYKALGILKRQFPKAPLIGLTATATSHVLKDAQKILCVQRPLTFTASFNRPNLFYEVRPKPSSSSDFIEDVVKLINGRYKGQSGIVYCFSQKDSEQVTMSLQKLGVGAGTYHANMEARDKSRVHAHWTQNKIQVVVATVAFGMGIDKPDVRFVIHHTMSKSMENYYQESGRAGRDDHRADCIVYWGFGDVFRISTMVVMENVGQQKLYDMVRYCQDMSRCRRVLIAQHFDEVWDSAQCHQMCDNCHGEQSYEKVDILDYGRDIVKILRQADQMDEKLTPLKLIDAWSGKGAAKLRVPQVLPPKLPRDQMERIITHLLLQQYIREDFSFTAFATISYIKEGPKAKLLLSPQHSLSLHMRGAAKIKSPKSSTCKDPNPRSQQKSPGNSSKSVKGGGDSRRPPPHSSPPPKKSRSSDTSIVID; encoded by the exons CGCTGGTGGAGGAGTTGGACGCTGTGACCACGGAGCTTCAGGCCATTGAGGTGCAGATCGAGGAGCTGCTGGAGAGACAACAGGACCTGCAGCAGAGGAAGAGCGCGCTGACCAAGaggatccagggactgtctgaggatgagggggccgGGACCAGCGCAGAGACCACCGCCCAGGACTGGAACAGACAAG ACTTTTCCTGGTCACAGAAGGTGAAGGAGCATCTGCAGAAATCCTTCCAGCTCAGCAGCTTCCGCCGCCTCCAGCTGGAGACCATCAACGCCACCATGGCCGGCAAAGACCTCTTCCTGATCATGCCCACGGGCGGCGGGAAGAGCCTGTGCTACCAGCTGCCGGCAGTGTGCTCTGAAG GCTTCACCCTGGTCATCTGCCCGCTGGTGTCCCTGATGGAGGATCAGCTCATGGTCCTGGAGCGCCTGGGGGTCTCGGCCACCTACCTGAACGCGTCCAGCAGTAAG GATCATGTGAAGTGGGTGCACGGGGAGATGATTGACAGGCGCTCCCAGCTGAAGCTCATCTACGTCACCCCGGAGAAGATCGCTAAGAGTAAGCTGTTCATGTCGCGGCTGGAGAAGGCCTATCAGGCGGGGCGTCTGGCCAGGGTGGCCATCGATGAGGTGCACTGCTGCAGCCAATGGGGGCACGACTTCAGACCAG ACTACAAGGCGCTGGGCATCCTGAAGAGACAGTTCCCCAAGGCCCCACTGATCGGCCTCACGGCCACCGCCACCAGCCACGTGCTGAAGGACGCACAGAAGATCCTGTGTGTGCAGAGACCTCTGACCTTCACCGCCTCCTTCAACCGACCCAATCTGTTCTATGAG GTTCGGCCTAAACCCTCCTCCTCCAGTGACTTCATAGAGGACGTAGTGAAGCTGATCAATGGGCGGTACAAGGGGCAATCAG gaatcGTTTACTGTTTCTCTCAGAAAGACTCAGAACAAGTTACGATGAGTttgcagaagttgggggtcggcGCCGGCACTTACCACGCCAACATGGAGGCGCGAGACAAGAGCCGGGTCCACGCCCACTGGACCCAGAACAAGATCCAG gtCGTGGTCGCCACCGTGGCCTTCGGGATGGGGATCGATAAACCGGACGTGAGATTCGTCATCCACCACACCATGAGCAAATCCATGGAGAACTACTACCAGGAGAGCGGGCGAGCAG GTCGGGACGACCATCGTGCGGACTGCATCGTGTACTGGGGGTTCGGGGACGTGTTCCGGATCAGTACCATGGTGGTGATGGAGAATGTGGGGCAGCAGAAGTTGTATGATATGGTGCGCTACTGCCAGGACATGAGCAG GTGTAGACGTGTCCTCATCGCGCAGCACTTTGATGAAGTCTGGGACTCGGCGCAGTGTCACCAGATGTGTGATAACTGCCACGGGGAGCAGA GTTATGAGAAGGTGGACATCTTGGATTACGGCAGAGACATCGTGAAGATCCTGCGTCAGGCCGATCAGATGGACGAGAAGCTGACGCCCCTCAAGCTCATCGACGCCTGGAGCGGGAAAGGAGCCGCCAAACTGCGCGTCCCCCAAGTCCTGCCCCCAAAACTGCCCCGAGACCAGATGGAGAGGATCATCACCCACCTCCTGCTCCAGCAATACATCAG GGAAGACTTCAGCTTCACGGCCTTCGCCACCATCTCCTACATCAAGGAGGGGCCCAAAGCCAAACTACTGCTCAGCCCCCAGCACAGCCTCAGCCTCCACATGAGAGGGGCCGCCAAG ATAAAATCCCCCAAATCATCCACGTGTAAGGACCCCAATCCTCGCTCTCAGCAGAAGAGTCCTGGAAACTCCTCCAAGTCTGTGAAGGGAGGGGGTGACTCCCGGCGCCCTCCCCCGCACAGCAGCCCCCCGCCCAAGAAGAGCCGCAGCTCTGACACCTCCATAGTGATTGACTGA
- the LOC140125876 gene encoding ATP-dependent DNA helicase Q1-like isoform X1 codes for MSLARSQRAPGRSAGHVTKGRAGETRSESTGHRGDMWTEGLSPRRDLRSRPALVEELDAVTTELQAIEVQIEELLERQQDLQQRKSALTKRIQGLSEDEGAGTSAETTAQDWNRQDFSWSQKVKEHLQKSFQLSSFRRLQLETINATMAGKDLFLIMPTGGGKSLCYQLPAVCSEGFTLVICPLVSLMEDQLMVLERLGVSATYLNASSSKDHVKWVHGEMIDRRSQLKLIYVTPEKIAKSKLFMSRLEKAYQAGRLARVAIDEVHCCSQWGHDFRPDYKALGILKRQFPKAPLIGLTATATSHVLKDAQKILCVQRPLTFTASFNRPNLFYEVRPKPSSSSDFIEDVVKLINGRYKGQSGIVYCFSQKDSEQVTMSLQKLGVGAGTYHANMEARDKSRVHAHWTQNKIQVVVATVAFGMGIDKPDVRFVIHHTMSKSMENYYQESGRAGRDDHRADCIVYWGFGDVFRISTMVVMENVGQQKLYDMVRYCQDMSRCRRVLIAQHFDEVWDSAQCHQMCDNCHGEQSYEKVDILDYGRDIVKILRQADQMDEKLTPLKLIDAWSGKGAAKLRVPQVLPPKLPRDQMERIITHLLLQQYIREDFSFTAFATISYIKEGPKAKLLLSPQHSLSLHMRGAAKIKSPKSSTCKDPNPRSQQKSPGNSSKSVKGGGDSRRPPPHSSPPPKKSRSSDTSIVID; via the exons CGCTGGTGGAGGAGTTGGACGCTGTGACCACGGAGCTTCAGGCCATTGAGGTGCAGATCGAGGAGCTGCTGGAGAGACAACAGGACCTGCAGCAGAGGAAGAGCGCGCTGACCAAGaggatccagggactgtctgaggatgagggggccgGGACCAGCGCAGAGACCACCGCCCAGGACTGGAACAGACAAG ACTTTTCCTGGTCACAGAAGGTGAAGGAGCATCTGCAGAAATCCTTCCAGCTCAGCAGCTTCCGCCGCCTCCAGCTGGAGACCATCAACGCCACCATGGCCGGCAAAGACCTCTTCCTGATCATGCCCACGGGCGGCGGGAAGAGCCTGTGCTACCAGCTGCCGGCAGTGTGCTCTGAAG GCTTCACCCTGGTCATCTGCCCGCTGGTGTCCCTGATGGAGGATCAGCTCATGGTCCTGGAGCGCCTGGGGGTCTCGGCCACCTACCTGAACGCGTCCAGCAGTAAG GATCATGTGAAGTGGGTGCACGGGGAGATGATTGACAGGCGCTCCCAGCTGAAGCTCATCTACGTCACCCCGGAGAAGATCGCTAAGAGTAAGCTGTTCATGTCGCGGCTGGAGAAGGCCTATCAGGCGGGGCGTCTGGCCAGGGTGGCCATCGATGAGGTGCACTGCTGCAGCCAATGGGGGCACGACTTCAGACCAG ACTACAAGGCGCTGGGCATCCTGAAGAGACAGTTCCCCAAGGCCCCACTGATCGGCCTCACGGCCACCGCCACCAGCCACGTGCTGAAGGACGCACAGAAGATCCTGTGTGTGCAGAGACCTCTGACCTTCACCGCCTCCTTCAACCGACCCAATCTGTTCTATGAG GTTCGGCCTAAACCCTCCTCCTCCAGTGACTTCATAGAGGACGTAGTGAAGCTGATCAATGGGCGGTACAAGGGGCAATCAG gaatcGTTTACTGTTTCTCTCAGAAAGACTCAGAACAAGTTACGATGAGTttgcagaagttgggggtcggcGCCGGCACTTACCACGCCAACATGGAGGCGCGAGACAAGAGCCGGGTCCACGCCCACTGGACCCAGAACAAGATCCAG gtCGTGGTCGCCACCGTGGCCTTCGGGATGGGGATCGATAAACCGGACGTGAGATTCGTCATCCACCACACCATGAGCAAATCCATGGAGAACTACTACCAGGAGAGCGGGCGAGCAG GTCGGGACGACCATCGTGCGGACTGCATCGTGTACTGGGGGTTCGGGGACGTGTTCCGGATCAGTACCATGGTGGTGATGGAGAATGTGGGGCAGCAGAAGTTGTATGATATGGTGCGCTACTGCCAGGACATGAGCAG GTGTAGACGTGTCCTCATCGCGCAGCACTTTGATGAAGTCTGGGACTCGGCGCAGTGTCACCAGATGTGTGATAACTGCCACGGGGAGCAGA GTTATGAGAAGGTGGACATCTTGGATTACGGCAGAGACATCGTGAAGATCCTGCGTCAGGCCGATCAGATGGACGAGAAGCTGACGCCCCTCAAGCTCATCGACGCCTGGAGCGGGAAAGGAGCCGCCAAACTGCGCGTCCCCCAAGTCCTGCCCCCAAAACTGCCCCGAGACCAGATGGAGAGGATCATCACCCACCTCCTGCTCCAGCAATACATCAG GGAAGACTTCAGCTTCACGGCCTTCGCCACCATCTCCTACATCAAGGAGGGGCCCAAAGCCAAACTACTGCTCAGCCCCCAGCACAGCCTCAGCCTCCACATGAGAGGGGCCGCCAAG ATAAAATCCCCCAAATCATCCACGTGTAAGGACCCCAATCCTCGCTCTCAGCAGAAGAGTCCTGGAAACTCCTCCAAGTCTGTGAAGGGAGGGGGTGACTCCCGGCGCCCTCCCCCGCACAGCAGCCCCCCGCCCAAGAAGAGCCGCAGCTCTGACACCTCCATAGTGATTGACTGA